A window of Candidatus Peribacteraceae bacterium genomic DNA:
ATTCCCTCGCCGTTCGGGGATTTCTTCGGCGGCACGGAGCTCCAGGTGCCCCGGTACGTGCAGCGGGGGACGCAGAAGCAGGAGGTGGGGGGCGGCACGGCGTTCTTCGTCACGGAGGATGGCCTCCTGCTCACCAATAAGCATGTGGTGGAGGATGACAAGGCGGAGTACACGGTGCTCCTCAACGACGGGCGCAAGCTGCCCGCCACGGCGGTGGCGCGGGACGCCACCAACGACATCGCGCTCCTCAAGGTGCAGGGGAGCGGCTTCACGCCGCTCACGGTGGCGCCCGACGATCAGCTCCGGCTGGGGCAGACGGCCATCGCCATCGGCAATGCACTGGGGGAATTCCGCAATACGGTGAGCGTGGGGGTGGTTTCCGGCCTGCAGCGTTCCATCACGGCGGGCGGCGCCCCGGGCGGAGCCGTGGAGCAGCTGGAAGAGATCATCCAGACGGATGCGGCCATCAACCGGGGGAACTCGGGCGGGCCGCTCCTCAACTCCCGCGGCGAGGTGATCGGCATGAGCACGGCGGTGGCGGCCAGCGCCCAGAACATCGGCTTCGCCATCCCGGCCGCCGAGCTGCGGAGGGTCGTGGCCAGTTATCTGCAGTACGGGCGCATCGTGCGGCCGTATCTGGGTGTCCGGTACGCGCCGGTGACGGAGGAAGTGAAGCGGAAGAACAACATCACGTACGACTATGGTGCGCTGGTGGTGCGCGGGGAAACCGCCGAAGATATGGCCGTTCTGCCGGGCTCTCCCGCCGACAAGGCGGGGCTCAAGGAAGGGGACATCATCTTGGAAGTGGACGGCAAGAAGCTCCTCCCTACGGTTTCGCTCCTCCGCCTCATCCAAACAAAGGCGCCGGGTGACAAGATAACCCTCAAAGTGTCGCGGGCGGGGAAGGAACTGGCGGTCACGGTGACGGTGGAAGAGTGGAAGGAGTGAGGAGTCCGACGATTCCGAAGAGTCCGAGGATTCTTATGCAGATGCTCTGAGCATGGAATAACGATGTTCGTCGGCATCGTCGGCATCCCCCTATTTGCGGAATCTTCCCTATCACCGGCATCTTTTCCGATTCCGTCGAGGTTGATATCCCCGTGCCCACGGGAGTTCCGTAAGAGCCTCCTCGTTCTTCCGTCACAAAAAACGCACAGCTCATCATTGAAGGTACTTTCTCCCATTCCCATGTCACGCATTCCCCACGACCTGCCCCGGCGCGATGGCGGGGAGGACCAGCCGGCCTCTCCTTCCTTCATCGATATCCTTGAGCGTTTGCTCCGTGCGCACGATGATTCCTCGGACGACATCCCGGACACCGCCTCGGAAACTTCCTTTGAAC
This region includes:
- a CDS encoding trypsin-like peptidase domain-containing protein, encoding MKPLTSRLLFTIGTVSLAASLLIVSVGNAEWSFWNPFAGSASSSSSVAEGQLPAPPSLPGLLPSSNEEQTVSVVEKAEPAVVSVIITEELPVIEREMQTIPSPFGDFFGGTELQVPRYVQRGTQKQEVGGGTAFFVTEDGLLLTNKHVVEDDKAEYTVLLNDGRKLPATAVARDATNDIALLKVQGSGFTPLTVAPDDQLRLGQTAIAIGNALGEFRNTVSVGVVSGLQRSITAGGAPGGAVEQLEEIIQTDAAINRGNSGGPLLNSRGEVIGMSTAVAASAQNIGFAIPAAELRRVVASYLQYGRIVRPYLGVRYAPVTEEVKRKNNITYDYGALVVRGETAEDMAVLPGSPADKAGLKEGDIILEVDGKKLLPTVSLLRLIQTKAPGDKITLKVSRAGKELAVTVTVEEWKE